The stretch of DNA TGCAGGCTCACCTTTGCCCAAATACGTTTCCCATCTTCTAATGTTTCAAGTGGTGTTCTGCCACAGCACATTTTTCCTTGATGAGTTCGTTCAGTATTGTAATAAACTAGCCAATCGTCCAGATCTTTTTGCAGTTCTTCCAGTGAGCTATAAAGCTTCTTACGGAATGTGACCTGATAAAACTCATTTAGTATCGTTTTGTGGAATCGCTCCCAGATCCCATTTGTCTGAGGTGACATGGCTTTTGTTTTCGTGTGAACAATGTCGTTTATCGCCAGATACAACTGGTAATCGTGATGTTCGACCTTACCGCAATACTCAGTGCCTCTGTCCGTTAGGATACGCAGTATAGGTAGCTCTTGTTGCTCGAAATAAGGCAGAACCTTATCGTTGAGTATGTCTGCTGCTGTGATAGGCGTTTTAGTCGTGTAGAGCTTAGCGAACGCAACCTTGCTGTATGTATCGAACGTTTGCTGGTAAATACGACCGACACCTTTGAGATTACCCACATAAAACGTATCTTGTGAGCCAAGATAACCAGGATGAGCTGTTTCGATTTCCCCAAATGCTTCATCAACTCTGTTCTTGAGATTAGGAGACCGACGATTTTTATCAATTAACGCATCGAGCCCGCCTTCCTCGACTAGCTCTTGGTATCGATAAAATGTATCTCGTGAAACGCCCATGACTTTACAGGCTTTGGATACGTTACCTAATTCTTCGGCTAAATTAAGTAAACCAGTTTTGTGTTTAATGATTGGATTGTTAACATGCAACATGAGAGTTACCTTTTGTTTGTTTTGATTAAATATTCGACACCTTTATCAAAACGGGTAACTCTCAATTTTTCAAATCGAAATGTCAGATCTTGTCTGAACTAATTCAAGTCAGAAAAGGATGCTGTTACATTCTGTTCGAGCAAATCGAGTGGCAATGCGCCACTGTTCAATACATCGTCGTGAAACTGCTTGAGTGAGAATGCCTCACCCATTGCAACTTTTGCTTGCTCGCGGAGTGCGAGTATTCGCATTTGCCCAATTTTATACATCGGGCCAGAGCCCGGCACTACAATGGCTCTATCAACCTCAATTTCGGCTTCGTCACGGCTAAGTGCAATTTCAGTCACAAGGTAATCAATCGCCCGCTCCCGCGACCAACGCTTAATATGCAACCCTGTATCTATCACCATGCGACCTGCGCGTGTTAAGTCATATTGCAAGTATGCGAGTATCTCTTCAGGGGTAGAATATAAATTTAGGTCATAACCCAGACGCTCTGCATACATTCCCCACCCCTCCATATATGCGCCGAAGGGGGTTTCCGAGAGCACTATCGGCATGCTTGCTAAATTAGCGGTCACTGACTTTTGATAATGATGACCAGGAGTACCTTCATGATAGGTGAGTACCGGTAAACTATTTTCCGGCAATGCTCGCATGTCCTTTAAATTGACTAGCACAGAGTTTCTCGCGTACCGAGCCAAGGAATCTTTATCTTCTGTCAACAATGGACTTCGAATGAACTCAAGTTCAGGTACATTCGTTATCGAAAAGTACTGAGGTAACAATGCGTTCATTCGTTTTTGTGCTTCTGTCATGCGTTCTAAAACACGTTGTCTTCCTTCGGGGCTATCTGGGAAATATAAAGCTTCGCGTGAGCTAAACGCTGCCATTGCCTCCGAAAATATTGGTGACGTGATGCCTATGTCATTATTTAGGATTCGCATCATCTCCGCTTGAATACGATTAACCTCATTAACGCCTGTCTGATATACCTCATTCGCTGTTACATCGGCGGTTGTATAAAACTCCAGGAGGGCTTGATAAGCGTTTTCTCCGTCTGGCAAACGCCAGTAGCCTACCCCGTCGCCAGCACGCATATGAAGTTCTTCATACAGCGCTATCATTCTGTGATAACTTGGATAAACATGATGCTCAATCAGTGAGGCCGCTTGATTGAGAAAAATTGCTTGCTGCTCTACATCAACATCCTCCAGCGCCAACATGCGAACCTTAAGGGATGTAAGGAGAATATTGTCCTCAATTTCAGACGAGACAAACTTTTTCAATTGTTTAATAACGTTTTCGAGCACGATCTTTGGTGGGATAATGTCCCGCTGTTCGCGATACCTGACACCATCAATCACCCTACTGAAGTAACGCTCACTGTCCTTCAATCGAGCCAAATAACCTTCAACGTGCACTTTACTCTCGATAGGATGTTTCTTAACCATCATATCCGGGAATCGACTATGTAATCCCCCAAAGGTATCGAGCGGATAATTATGATATTTGTATTTCTCTAAGTTGATTAACTTATCAAGGAGGTAATTAACTGCTTGCTGATTGAGCTTTTCTTGATCTTGTAAATTAGTATATTGATTTACTCCTGCTTTTAACGCGTACAGATTGGGCAGTTTTTCTAAGAAGGTTAATTCTTTCCCCGAATCTAATTCGAACAAATGCGCTGTCAGCCCTAACTTATCAAGTCCCATTCCGGTCTTCATTTCTGGACTTGTGAGCATCAATTTTATGACCTCTCTATCCAAGTATAAACGCATTGAATAGGGTTTGTCGGTGAACCACTGATGGGCTCCAACAGATGTGGCAATTAAAATAATCGCAAGTATGGCACCAGCGATCCAAAAGAAGATTTTTTTCATATCCTTAACTCTTATATAAACCTAGGGTTAGGAGTGAAATTACGAAACTGAAGCATAAAAAACCTGAAAAAAAGTTAACTTTTTTTTGAACGAGTATAATTAATCGACAGATTAACCAACATCAAATCCGAGACTGCTTAGATTTTGTCCAATAATAGATAAATTGTTTGCATCATTGTGCTCTGTTATAGTTTTACCAGTAAAAAAAACCTGTACGCTTTAAATATGACGCAACAACTAGCTGAATTCACAATTGGCAACATTCGAATATCGCCCATTGAGAATACACTTTGCTTTCACAATCGCCACCTTAAAGTCGCGCCCAAAGTTATGGAGACTTTCTGTTTTCTTCATGCCAATGGTGACACTGTGGTTACTAGAGAAAAAGTATTGGAAGAAATTTGGCCAGGACGGTTTGGCAGTGATGAATCTTTATCAAAGGCCATCTCTGAGCTTCGCAAATCTTTGTCCCAGCTTCTAAATTCCAAAACAAAATTTATCACTACTGTACCCAAAAGTGGCTACAAGCTAGAACTAGCTTTGCTGACCGAGCACTCTAATAAGGAAGGTGGTTCCGACATAGTACAGGAGCATGTCTCATCCAAGTTACCCTGTGATAAGCAGAACAATAAAACAAGCACGACAACAGCATGGTCACTAGGGGTATTGGGGGTGCTGGCCTTTGTTGGTATTTCTTTTTTTATCTATACTCAGCCCTCAGAAAAGGCTCATCGAGGCACAGTTTTAGTTATGCCATTCAGTGTGTTTGACACCAATGATTTGGAGTCTCAAGCACTAGGTAGTGTGTTACTTGATGCAACAATTGACAGTTTGAGCAATACCGACAGAATTAATGTTGCTAGCCGTACAAGCAGCGACATGATTGGCGCAAAGAATATGACTGTGACTAGAGCGAAAGAACTGATCAACATTGATTATTTGATAGAGGGTGGAATAACGAGACGTGGTTTTGAGTTCGAAGTTCGTTATCGCTTAGTTGATGCAAATAATTTTTTAACGCTATTTTCAGGTACTGTCGTCATCCATGAAATGGCATTTAATAATGCTGTAAATGTAATTCTTCGCTCACTGAGCGAGTATTTTTCTATTCCCGTCGCATACAGTCGCCCTTCATCATTAACGAGTGAAGTTAATAGACTACTTCTTCTCGGTAGTAACTTGATCAAGCGAAGCTACGACGAAGAACTATGGCGACAAGCCACAGACTATCTAGAGCGAGCTTATCAACTTGCCCCTAATGAGCCGCAAATTATTCGCACCTTAGCATCACACTACTTTCAAATGATTGAGTTTGCTGATGAAGACCAACGCAAGATATTAATTAAGCAAGTTAATGAATTGATGGCCCGTGCTGAATATCTGAATCTTCCTCCTGATACATTTTGGTTTTTAAAGCTCCAATTATCTGATAAGTATCTAGACCGAACACCAGAACAATCCGAAGCAATACTGACATTATTGCAAGCCGCACATGCGAACGGCGAACGTGACTACACATTGTATTTTTATCTAATGACAACCCTGTCGTCTTTACACCGTTATGATGAAGCAATCTCTTACGGGTTAGAGGGGATTAATGAGCACCCTCTAGTTTACCGTTTGTATGCCGGGCTCTCATATGTGTATAGCCTTAAACGAGATGGTCAAAGCGCAAAGGATTGGGCAGTAAAAATGACCGACATAGCACCCTCAGATGAGTCAACAGAGTGGATAAATAATATTGCAGCAATGGTCAATGGCGAGCATCAACAAGCAATATTGTGGCGAAAAAGTTTGCGCGATAATGGTAATCTGGGATATACGCTTGAAACTGACGCTCTGTCATTGTCGGCAACAGCACAGGCTCATCAACTTGAACGGCTTTGGTCTTTATGCACCAGCAAGCAACTTCCTTTACAACAGTGCTGGAATATCAGCATGGCAGAGGCGATTCAATCAGCAAACGCAACTCGAATAGTTAAACTGCTGACAAATCACCCAGACTATGTATTGGCTAATGAGCTATCGTTAGGTCTTGTAATTCAATCGCTGGCTTTTTTAACCGCTGAAGATTTTACCGAATCAGTTATATCCTCAATACAGCCAGCGCTCACAATTTATCTCGATGGCCGAAGTACACAGACGATTCCAGAATTAGCAACGCTTGTTGCAACCTATCTAACGGAAATAGATATCCTAACAATACCTTTTCCTGAGCGAGAACAATGGCTCAAAAATATCTTTCAGGACAAACAACCCTCTGAGTTTTTCCTCGCCGAGCAGGCAGCACTATCACAAAACAAGGACATCATGTATGCACTTCTAGAGCAAATTGTTAAAGAGCAAAAAACGCCGCCTATAGGTCGATACTACCTATTTTTTGACAGCCCTTACTTTTTGCCTTATCAAAATGAAGCGCGATTTTTAGCATTAAAAGAAGAGTACCATCGTAAACTACGAATTAAGTATCAGAATTTGAACTGGCAATTTTAAGCGGGATAGTAAACCCAGACGTCCTATCTCTGTGTAGGGTTTTCCCCTTATAAACATGTCTATATTCTTTATCTAACTATGAGTTGACCAGGAAAATAGTGTCGATTACTACACTTTGGCTTTGTGACCTCCTGAATATCGTTGATGAGGAGCGAGAGAGTTCCCCACTTATAACTCGACCGATATCTGTGAACGCAGTGCCACCATGCTTTATTCGGCTATTACTATCCTACGTCTGCCCTAATTTTCTAGTCTATTGACCCGTTAAAGTCTTTTTTTTAACTTTTTCGGGTCCATAGTGAAATTGTGCTTTATTAAGCCTAAATTTGACAGAGACGTTTTCTTAAGTAGACGCCTAAAACAACTAAAGGAATCAGAAGTAAAACTGGTGGCTCGTTTACATTCATCAACCTGACGTTATCAATTATCAAACTTGCCCCGATAAAGTCATCAACTTCTCCTTCTGATAACCTAAAATCAAGATATAACTCATTCATATCCTGAGTAGCAAAGTTAAGATTAAAAACACTTACACCAAATTTATTTTGAGTAATTTCCATACTGTCGATTAATAAGCCGACTTGTCCGCTCTCATTAAAATATCTTGTGCCATCAAAAAAAGCCACATTCAAGCTGGAAGGCATAAGGCCCAAGCCGTCCCCCTCAACCAGTACCTCCCATTCGAAACTCAGTGTTTTGTTAAAAAAATTAAAGTCCTCAGCTAAGTCGAATTGATAAAATAAAATATTTTCACTTAACGCTGCTGATAACCAAGAAGAGCTATTACCTGGTTCGCTATAATACCCAATGTTTAATTTGGCTTTGCAGTCGTTACCTGAATTAATAATTTCAAAGTCATTACCAATATTCAACTCCCCAAATCCATCAGTACTTTTATGCCAATTTTCGAAACTACAACTTTCAAAGCCTCCGTTACTGATAATATTTGCGCTGGCGTATTGACTAAACAAAAGCCAAATAAATATGATTGAAAAACGACAATAGTTCATTTCTAGCCCCTATATAAATTAGTTTTGAATTGAACAACTTCTCATGGAACCGCAAATTTGAGTGAGAATATCGAGTTGAGCTTTCTGAGAACTTCTGATGTGATCATTAGTTGCACATGAGTTAAGTAGAGGTTTTAGTTTTGAAGCTATTTCTCCAGTTATTTTCGGTGCTGTGTCCAATAGTTTTATCATCATCCAAACGCCAGGCTTGCTAATTTGAGGAAACTTGAATGATTTAACGATGCTGTATTCGAAAACTGTCGTATCTAAAGACTTTAAAACATCTTCTATAAGTAAGGATGCTAGGACTTTTGATATAGTATTGTAATATTCGATTATTTTTAAAGCTTGGCTCAAGTTGTCAAAATTATTTAGAATATGATCATCACAAAATTCCATCTGTTTATGAAAAGGAGACAATGATCTTACTGAGTCGGAGCTAATTGATATCGACAAATTATTGATAAATGGATTCATGTTACGTAATGGAGAAGCTACAATATCGATTGATTCAGAAATAGAGTTATTCATTTCAGTCCAATATCTCAACTCTCGATCTAAAACTCTATAAAGAGGATAGAGTACGTCGTTTGGTAGATGAGAAAGAACCAAATTAATTTCTGTTATATTTATATTAGCTATTTTTTCAATATCGGCAGTTCCCATTAGGCCAAGATCAAAACCTTTTTTAGTTACCTCTAATAAACTCGAAATGAAGTCCACAAAATCATCAAGAAACCTTTCTTTTTCTGACTCAAATGCTCTTATTTCTTTTTGGTAGAGCTCTCTATTGTGCTTAATTTCGGTAATCATTGCAGTAAGGTCTTCGGCTGTCAGAACTCCTAGCCCAATTCCTTGTTCCGATAAAGTTTGAATTTGTGCTGTAAGTGAAGTTAAATCCTTTTGAATAGCGTCTTTGGCACTGATCACATCAGAAGTAACCTTATTAGTTTCATCTTTAATTCGATTATCTAAGTCAGCATAACCTTCATTTAATTGAGACACTAACCGCTCCGATTCTGAAGTAATACTTGTTCTTAAGTCATTTCTCACATTCATTGTGAGATCAAATAGGACGTCTCTGTGATGGTTCATACCATGCTGTAGAGTTTTCGTTTGTTCAAATGCCTCATCTCGTATTTCTTGTGTTCGACCTATAATGAGATTCCACACTCCCAATAAGTCTGGGATAAACGTAGCTTGCAAAGCTGGTTCTACTGCTCCTTTTTGTGCATCATCATGTACAGTATTCGCTTCTGTTTGAATAACAGTTTGCAATTCCTCATTGTCATTCGCAAATGCTGGTGGATTAATTACTAGCAACGTAATTGAAGTAATAAGTAAAATCTTAAACGCTTTCATTAGTTTTCCTTGGGATTGTTTTATTTTCCTCTAAAACATATTTAAACTCGGCCAAATAACCTGAGTTTTTCCTGAAAAAAACTTGAATACTGGTGTCGATTCATACAACTACCTTTAGCCTATTTTGAACATCGTACTGTTCTTCATTGATGAACGCTTGGGAAAGCCCAACTCTTCTGTTGGAACAGAAATAGATGAGTGGTTATTAGGGATGTTTACTCGTATGAATATAAATTGTGAAGATTTAATAAAAACTAATATAACAGGAAAGTTATCAGATTTTACTGTAGCAGATTTCGATAAAATCCATGAAAATGATAGAGATGGAAAGGGGTTAAAATCCCCTTAATAACGATTTTCAACTCTGGCTAGCAACAGTTGGTTTTGTTCAAGCCTCACAATTTATAGCCAACTGTTGTAAGTCGCTTAAAACGAAATTTTAGAATTAATACCCTAAAACATTTTTGTCCAAAAACGAGTTTAAACGACGTCTTTTTAGCTCTCAATTTTGCCTCTAAAATAACTTTGTTTCTGCGAAACTATCTAATTTCGCAATCTAATTTAAATCAGTAAACTAGCTATAATTAAGTAAGTCTGCTACTAATATTTGAGTTATTATGAAATCTGAGTAACCCAAAATTAAGGAATGACTTTGTGTGCTTTAAATTATTGATTACCTCATTATTTTTACTGTTATTAAATGGATGTATGACTCTAGCGCCGAGTGAACAGTCTCTTCTAGCCAATCAAACTCCGATAGCCTCTTACGACTATGCAGAAACGCTGAACAATATACGAATGTTAAACCCAGATATTCACGCAGACATTGTTGAGGTTGAACAAAAAGATGGAAACAAATCCGTTGGCATTCATGTAAAACAAAAAAATCCCGAGTTTGTCGTTTTATACTTTGGCCCGAATAACTTCCCAATTGAAAAGCACTACATAAACGTGTTGCCCTTGATGTTAGAAATGAATGCGGATGTCTATTGGTTTGATTATAGAGGTTTTGGCTTTACCGGTGGTGAAGCGACACTCGCAAGCTTAACAAGCGATGCTAAACACGTCTTCAACACCATTAACAATAAATCCGACAACTCAATCGTGGTCCATGGTTTATCGCTTGGCAGCATCTTAGCGATAGACTTAGCCGCTAATGAAAAGGTGTCACACCTTGTATTAGAAGGCAGCGTATCGAATGTGAATGACTGGATGGACGAAGTATTTGTGAATGAAGCAAAGTACTCCTATGGCATTCCAACATTACTCGGTTACGTGATTAAACCTTTTGTAAACGTAAAACCATCTAAAGAGCTATTGGAAATTGATAACGTAAGCTCACTCAATAAACATGAAGGTAACTTGTTAATGTTATCAGCAGAAGATGACTGGGAAACACCGCCGAGCATTAATAAAAGCTTATATAAATCATTAACGAATATTAAGAATAAAGAGCTGCATGTTTTTGAAAATGTCGGCCACCTTAATTTACTGACAAGCCCCAATGTGGTTGATACTTACTTGAAGTTTTTGAGGCGATAGTACGTTTAGGGAAAAGAACGGCTTGGTTTATTTAGGTAACTTTTATGCAAGTTACCTAAATAAAGAGGTCAAATTTAAAATTGATAGTTCACCGACAGTCTTATCGTACGCGGTTCAAAGGCGTGGTAATGAATATCTTCAACAGGGTTCATTTCTGACGCTAATTGAGACTCGTAAAAGTAGTCAATATCGTGGTCGTTACTGTTTGTTAAATTTAACACGTCCACTTTGTAAGTCAGTGGGCCATCGCGGTAACCCACTCTTAAGTTACTGATAAAGCTCGCATCAGAATAAACCGACCCATCTTCGATTAATGGACGTTTACCAAAATATCTCAGCCTAAAACTACCAAACCAAGCATCGTCAATATCCACATTTACACCCGCTTGAACAACGTGTTTTGGTGCGCCAGGAATTAAGTCGCCACCGTCTGGATTACCCGAAAATTTGGCTTCTGTGTACGCGTATTCTAAATCAACGCTTAACGTTTCATTAAAATAGTAATAGGTGGTTAGCTCTAAACCATGACGTTCAGACGCGTCGCTGGCTTCAGTATTACCGGCATCGCCAACAAATAGTAATTCGCTGTCTAATTCTAATTGCCATAATGCAATAGAAACGTTAAACAATTCACTCATGTAGCCGCGTAAACCTAGTTCGTAGCCTGTTGATTTAACAAGAGGATTTACTGCGTCAACTGCGTCACCGTTTGATGGGTCAATGCGTATTGTTGTGCCTCTAGCATCATTAGAGTGGAAGCCCTGGCCGTATGAAAGGTAACCTTCCCAAGCGTCATTGATTGAATAAATAATATTGGCTTTTAAAGAGGTTTGCGAGTCGTCGGACTCACCACTATTAGCCGCAAGATTAACGTTATTTATATTTGTTAGACCCATACCATTGCCAACGAGATCACGCACATCAAAGTCGTAGAAATCATGGCGAAGCCCAATCACAGTGCGAACGCGTTCATTCCAGTCAATGCTGTTTTGCCAGTAAGAACCTAAGCTAAATTCATCCACGCTGTCACGACGAATAGTACCAAGACGTTGACGTTCTTTAGTGCGGAATAAACCAACTTCTGCAACATCATCATTACGAAGCTCAACGCCAACCACGTTGTTCATAGGCATGCCATTCGATAGCTTTATTTCGTCTAATGTATAGCTTAGTGAACCGCCCCAAATAGTACGTTCGTCAACTTGTTCAAACTGATCGCCATCAAGGGTATCGTCCAGCATGTAAGTAAAGTTTGACCACAATGTCATGTCGTAGTTGATGGTATAGGCATTTGCTTGCCACTGACCTTGTTGCCAATCGACACTTAAACTATAACGCGATGATTCGCCACCTACGCTGGTATCAAGTGAACCAAATTCGTCGATTAAGCCAGACTCAACGGCACGACCCGGTATTTGATCGGCGCTGTTCCATGTATTGTCATAGGCCATAAATGTTGCGCTAACAAAACCGTCTTCTAATTCATAGGTTTGCTTAAGCAATGCATTTGTTTTATCTAAGTCTTCGTTTATGTCAGTCCAAGGGCCGTCATATCCGGTATGAGAAAAGGCATATAATGTATCGCCACCAGCTATTTCAGCATCGTTAAGCACAACAAAACGATGATAGTTGTCTTCACCTAGCGTAAGTTCAACTTGTCCCTGTTCTACTTTTTTAAACGTAGAGAACGCAGCATGACCTGCACCACTGAAGTCACCAACATCGGCGTAGTAAGATCCCTTTTTGTAACTCAAACGTTCAACCGTCTCTGGTATTAAAAAGTTTAAATCTGTATAACCTTGGCCGTGACCGTGCGAGCGCATGTTAACGGGCATACCATCAACAAAAGTAGAGAAGTCGGTGCCGTGGTCTAAATTAAAGCCACGCAAAAAGTATTGGTTCGCTTTTCCTGTGCCGCTATGTTGAGTCACCACCATTCCAGGAACTAACTCTAATACTTCACCTGTTCTTAATAACGGTCGGATTGAAATCTCTTCTTGGCCAACAAGACCTTCAGATGCGGATATGGCGTCACCGATTAAATTTGTTTTACGACCTTCAACAGTAATAGTTTCAAGCGTATTGCTTGCCTGCTCAGCCGCCTCTGCAGTTTCTGCTGTAACAGAAAATGGCATTGCTGATGATCCTAAAACGATTGGTAACAGCCATTGATTATGCGTCATTTGGTATCCTTTCATGTATTAATTCGGAAAACAGCCAGCAGTGTTTTCTATTGTGGGTATTATACGGATACCTCATAAAATTGGATGCAGATAAAATCTGTTCATATGATTAGTTTGTGGAATAGTCGAATTGTGTGGAAAGCCACCACCAAAGCCTTTGTGTTGTAGACCGTTTTTACAACAAAATGGTTGCTGAGTTATTAATATTCTATAATAATTGCGCGCTTCTTCAGTGAAGCCATACGAGGTTGGCAGCCCGCTACCACGGTGAATTGGAGTATAAAATGAGTGAATTGTTAGGCATTGCCATTTTGATATTATTTGGCGCTTTGTTTGCTATGTCAGAAATTTCCATCGCTGCTTCACGGAAAATTAAGCTCAGAGTTATGTCCGATGAAGGTGATGAAAGAGCAGAGGCGGTAATCCGCTTACAAGAGCAACCTGGCCGCTTTTTTGCCATGATCCAAATTGCGTTAAATGCCATCGCTATCCTCGGAGGGATCATTGGTGAGCAAACACTTACTCCCTATACTTCTAAATTAGTTGCGTTGATATACACCGGTCCCTTAGCGGAGCAAATTAGCTTCTTGTTGTCTTTTCTAGCCATTACATCTTTATTTATACTGTTTGCCGACTTATTACCAAAGCGCATCGCCATGATCATGCCAGAAGCCGTCGCTGCAAAAA from Psychrosphaera aestuarii encodes:
- a CDS encoding TonB-dependent receptor is translated as MTHNQWLLPIVLGSSAMPFSVTAETAEAAEQASNTLETITVEGRKTNLIGDAISASEGLVGQEEISIRPLLRTGEVLELVPGMVVTQHSGTGKANQYFLRGFNLDHGTDFSTFVDGMPVNMRSHGHGQGYTDLNFLIPETVERLSYKKGSYYADVGDFSGAGHAAFSTFKKVEQGQVELTLGEDNYHRFVVLNDAEIAGGDTLYAFSHTGYDGPWTDINEDLDKTNALLKQTYELEDGFVSATFMAYDNTWNSADQIPGRAVESGLIDEFGSLDTSVGGESSRYSLSVDWQQGQWQANAYTINYDMTLWSNFTYMLDDTLDGDQFEQVDERTIWGGSLSYTLDEIKLSNGMPMNNVVGVELRNDDVAEVGLFRTKERQRLGTIRRDSVDEFSLGSYWQNSIDWNERVRTVIGLRHDFYDFDVRDLVGNGMGLTNINNVNLAANSGESDDSQTSLKANIIYSINDAWEGYLSYGQGFHSNDARGTTIRIDPSNGDAVDAVNPLVKSTGYELGLRGYMSELFNVSIALWQLELDSELLFVGDAGNTEASDASERHGLELTTYYYFNETLSVDLEYAYTEAKFSGNPDGGDLIPGAPKHVVQAGVNVDIDDAWFGSFRLRYFGKRPLIEDGSVYSDASFISNLRVGYRDGPLTYKVDVLNLTNSNDHDIDYFYESQLASEMNPVEDIHYHAFEPRTIRLSVNYQF
- a CDS encoding DUF885 domain-containing protein; this translates as MKKIFFWIAGAILAIILIATSVGAHQWFTDKPYSMRLYLDREVIKLMLTSPEMKTGMGLDKLGLTAHLFELDSGKELTFLEKLPNLYALKAGVNQYTNLQDQEKLNQQAVNYLLDKLINLEKYKYHNYPLDTFGGLHSRFPDMMVKKHPIESKVHVEGYLARLKDSERYFSRVIDGVRYREQRDIIPPKIVLENVIKQLKKFVSSEIEDNILLTSLKVRMLALEDVDVEQQAIFLNQAASLIEHHVYPSYHRMIALYEELHMRAGDGVGYWRLPDGENAYQALLEFYTTADVTANEVYQTGVNEVNRIQAEMMRILNNDIGITSPIFSEAMAAFSSREALYFPDSPEGRQRVLERMTEAQKRMNALLPQYFSITNVPELEFIRSPLLTEDKDSLARYARNSVLVNLKDMRALPENSLPVLTYHEGTPGHHYQKSVTANLASMPIVLSETPFGAYMEGWGMYAERLGYDLNLYSTPEEILAYLQYDLTRAGRMVIDTGLHIKRWSRERAIDYLVTEIALSRDEAEIEVDRAIVVPGSGPMYKIGQMRILALREQAKVAMGEAFSLKQFHDDVLNSGALPLDLLEQNVTASFSDLN
- a CDS encoding helix-turn-helix domain-containing protein, translated to MLHVNNPIIKHKTGLLNLAEELGNVSKACKVMGVSRDTFYRYQELVEEGGLDALIDKNRRSPNLKNRVDEAFGEIETAHPGYLGSQDTFYVGNLKGVGRIYQQTFDTYSKVAFAKLYTTKTPITAADILNDKVLPYFEQQELPILRILTDRGTEYCGKVEHHDYQLYLAINDIVHTKTKAMSPQTNGIWERFHKTILNEFYQVTFRKKLYSSLEELQKDLDDWLVYYNTERTHQGKMCCGRTPLETLEDGKRIWAKVSLQIKRQLTKVSYSSPF
- a CDS encoding winged helix-turn-helix domain-containing protein; the encoded protein is MTQQLAEFTIGNIRISPIENTLCFHNRHLKVAPKVMETFCFLHANGDTVVTREKVLEEIWPGRFGSDESLSKAISELRKSLSQLLNSKTKFITTVPKSGYKLELALLTEHSNKEGGSDIVQEHVSSKLPCDKQNNKTSTTTAWSLGVLGVLAFVGISFFIYTQPSEKAHRGTVLVMPFSVFDTNDLESQALGSVLLDATIDSLSNTDRINVASRTSSDMIGAKNMTVTRAKELINIDYLIEGGITRRGFEFEVRYRLVDANNFLTLFSGTVVIHEMAFNNAVNVILRSLSEYFSIPVAYSRPSSLTSEVNRLLLLGSNLIKRSYDEELWRQATDYLERAYQLAPNEPQIIRTLASHYFQMIEFADEDQRKILIKQVNELMARAEYLNLPPDTFWFLKLQLSDKYLDRTPEQSEAILTLLQAAHANGERDYTLYFYLMTTLSSLHRYDEAISYGLEGINEHPLVYRLYAGLSYVYSLKRDGQSAKDWAVKMTDIAPSDESTEWINNIAAMVNGEHQQAILWRKSLRDNGNLGYTLETDALSLSATAQAHQLERLWSLCTSKQLPLQQCWNISMAEAIQSANATRIVKLLTNHPDYVLANELSLGLVIQSLAFLTAEDFTESVISSIQPALTIYLDGRSTQTIPELATLVATYLTEIDILTIPFPEREQWLKNIFQDKQPSEFFLAEQAALSQNKDIMYALLEQIVKEQKTPPIGRYYLFFDSPYFLPYQNEARFLALKEEYHRKLRIKYQNLNWQF
- a CDS encoding alpha/beta hydrolase translates to MCFKLLITSLFLLLLNGCMTLAPSEQSLLANQTPIASYDYAETLNNIRMLNPDIHADIVEVEQKDGNKSVGIHVKQKNPEFVVLYFGPNNFPIEKHYINVLPLMLEMNADVYWFDYRGFGFTGGEATLASLTSDAKHVFNTINNKSDNSIVVHGLSLGSILAIDLAANEKVSHLVLEGSVSNVNDWMDEVFVNEAKYSYGIPTLLGYVIKPFVNVKPSKELLEIDNVSSLNKHEGNLLMLSAEDDWETPPSINKSLYKSLTNIKNKELHVFENVGHLNLLTSPNVVDTYLKFLRR